From Campylobacter sp. MG1, a single genomic window includes:
- a CDS encoding ribonuclease J, translating to MNIEDLEKTKVARSYENAENEDELLEELEEEIDDKKAKKKKKRKKKILPASLKGDLDWQKALAESMKENEKAQEKRLYPWINYKGNASVKFTPLGGLGAIGGNMSVIEYEDEAIIIDVGMSFPDADTLGVDIVVPDFSYVRKIKDKVKAVLITHAHEDHIGAMPYFYKEFDFPIYATPLPLGMISNKFSEHGLKDKCKLFRPITKRQIYEIGSFKVEFMHITHSIIDSCALAINTPAGTIIHTGDFKIDHTPIDGYASDLHRLAYYGEKGVLCLFSDSTNSYREGVTKSESTVGATFDLIYSRCKGRVIMSTFSSNIHRIHQAITHALVYNRKVCIIGRSMERNLFTAIELGYLKFDKKIFISADELDKYPDEEILIVTTGSQGESMSALYRMATSEHKHVKIKPNDQVIISAKAIPGNEASVSGVIDLLMRHGASVAYQEFSEIHVSGHAASEEQKLILRLVKPKYFLPVHGEYSHISKHKASAIACGVNEKNIYLLNNGDQMEISWNKLRRLKTVKTGKTYIDNQVDREVHDDLLNTRKNLAEHGIVQLNLHINMGARTLNHAHIINFGLVSNKLAQDFATDVSNYIKLFIADAKDTLLKDKKAFEPALRNALKKYFFKKYKKYPYLLLNIH from the coding sequence ATGAATATTGAAGATTTAGAAAAAACAAAAGTAGCAAGAAGTTATGAAAACGCTGAAAACGAAGATGAACTTTTAGAAGAATTAGAAGAAGAAATTGACGATAAAAAAGCTAAAAAGAAAAAAAAGCGTAAGAAAAAAATCTTACCAGCTTCTTTAAAAGGTGATTTAGATTGGCAAAAAGCTTTAGCTGAATCAATGAAAGAAAACGAAAAAGCTCAAGAAAAAAGGCTATATCCTTGGATAAATTACAAAGGTAATGCAAGTGTTAAATTTACTCCATTAGGCGGACTTGGTGCTATTGGTGGAAATATGAGCGTAATTGAGTATGAAGATGAAGCTATTATCATTGATGTTGGAATGAGCTTTCCTGATGCTGATACTTTAGGTGTTGATATTGTAGTTCCTGATTTTTCTTATGTTAGAAAGATAAAAGATAAAGTAAAAGCTGTTCTTATCACTCACGCTCACGAAGATCATATCGGTGCAATGCCTTATTTTTATAAAGAATTTGATTTTCCGATTTATGCTACGCCGCTTCCACTTGGAATGATTTCAAATAAATTTAGCGAACACGGGCTTAAAGATAAATGCAAATTATTTAGACCAATTACAAAAAGACAAATTTATGAAATTGGCTCTTTTAAAGTTGAGTTTATGCATATAACTCATAGTATTATAGATAGCTGTGCATTAGCTATAAATACTCCTGCTGGAACTATTATTCATACGGGAGATTTTAAGATTGACCATACTCCAATAGATGGTTATGCTAGTGATTTACATCGTTTAGCTTATTATGGCGAAAAAGGTGTTTTATGTCTATTTAGCGATAGTACTAATAGTTACCGCGAAGGTGTAACTAAAAGTGAAAGCACTGTGGGGGCTACATTTGATTTAATTTATTCACGATGCAAAGGTCGTGTGATTATGAGCACATTTAGCTCAAACATTCATAGAATCCATCAAGCAATCACACACGCACTTGTATATAATAGAAAAGTTTGTATTATAGGTCGTTCTATGGAAAGAAATCTATTTACAGCAATTGAACTTGGATATTTAAAATTTGATAAAAAGATTTTCATAAGTGCTGATGAGCTTGATAAGTATCCTGATGAAGAGATATTAATAGTAACTACAGGCTCACAAGGTGAGAGTATGAGTGCATTATATAGAATGGCTACAAGCGAACACAAACATGTAAAAATTAAGCCAAATGACCAAGTAATTATAAGCGCTAAAGCAATTCCTGGTAATGAAGCAAGTGTGTCAGGTGTAATTGATTTATTAATGCGTCATGGAGCAAGTGTTGCTTATCAAGAATTTAGTGAAATTCATGTAAGCGGTCATGCAGCAAGTGAAGAGCAAAAGCTAATCTTAAGGCTTGTAAAACCTAAATATTTCTTGCCTGTGCATGGAGAGTATTCTCATATTAGTAAGCACAAAGCTAGTGCAATTGCTTGTGGTGTGAATGAAAAAAATATATATTTATTAAATAACGGCGATCAAATGGAGATTAGCTGGAATAAATTAAGAAGATTAAAAACCGTTAAAACAGGTAAAACTTATATAGATAATCAAGTAGATAGAGAAGTGCATGATGATTTATTAAATACTAGAAAAAATCTTGCAGAGCATGGAATAGTGCAGCTTAATCTTCATATTAATATGGGTGCAAGGACACTAAATCACGCACATATAATCAATTTTGGTTTAGTATCAAATAAACTAGCTCAAGATTTTGCAACTGATGTTAGCAATTATATTAAATTATTTATAGCTGATGCAAAAGATACTTTATTAAAGGATAAAAAGGCATTTGAACCTGCACTAAGAAATGCACTTAAGAAGTATTTTTTCAAAAAATATAAAAAATATCCGTATTTATTATTAAATATTCATTAA
- a CDS encoding KpsF/GutQ family sugar-phosphate isomerase, which yields MLEIAKNILKREAFALEEASNSLDESFCEVAKIISECKGNLIIVGVGKSGIVGRKIAASFASCGVRSFFIHASELMHGDLGNICKDDVVILISFSGKSEEVLKILPFLNDRNATLISISQSNSPLANACSFNIATNCNEAITNLPAPTSSTTLTLALADALLACVINLKDFSVSDFGINHPGGALGKKYYVKVSDLMHKNNLPIISKNASLKDAIICMSKASFGCALLVDNEKLVGFLSDGDLRRAMAKDDFSLEQLALEYASKNPKTIEKSVLAHKAFSYMKENKISILVVLENEKIIGLLQLLDE from the coding sequence ATGCTAGAAATTGCAAAAAACATTCTAAAGCGAGAAGCCTTCGCTTTAGAAGAAGCGTCAAATTCTTTAGATGAGAGTTTTTGTGAAGTTGCTAAAATAATTAGCGAATGCAAAGGGAATTTAATCATTGTTGGAGTTGGTAAAAGTGGTATCGTTGGACGCAAAATTGCAGCTTCGTTTGCTAGTTGTGGGGTAAGGTCATTTTTTATTCATGCTAGTGAGTTAATGCACGGAGATTTAGGAAATATTTGTAAAGATGATGTGGTGATTTTAATTTCTTTTAGTGGTAAAAGCGAAGAAGTGTTAAAAATATTACCATTTTTAAATGATAGAAATGCTACTTTAATTAGCATTTCTCAAAGCAATTCTCCATTAGCAAATGCTTGTAGTTTCAATATTGCTACAAATTGTAATGAAGCAATCACAAATCTACCAGCACCTACTAGCTCAACTACTCTAACTCTAGCTTTAGCTGATGCGCTTTTAGCTTGTGTTATTAATTTAAAAGATTTTAGCGTTAGTGATTTTGGTATAAATCATCCGGGTGGAGCATTAGGTAAAAAGTATTATGTAAAAGTTAGTGATTTAATGCATAAAAACAATCTACCGATAATAAGCAAAAATGCTAGTTTAAAAGACGCTATTATTTGTATGAGTAAGGCAAGTTTTGGTTGTGCTTTATTGGTTGATAATGAAAAATTAGTTGGATTTTTAAGTGATGGGGATTTAAGAAGAGCTATGGCTAAGGATGATTTTTCTTTAGAGCAATTAGCCTTAGAATATGCTAGTAAAAATCCTAAAACCATAGAAAAATCAGTTTTAGCACATAAGGCGTTTTCTTATATGAAAGAAAATAAAATATCAATTTTAGTAGTTCTTGAGAATGAAAAAATAATAGGATTATTACAATTATTGGATGAGTGA
- a CDS encoding pseudouridine synthase gives MRLNKFIAHNSKYSRKEADKLIKEGLVKINNKVCLEDWSEVEASDKVFVKGKRIYKKSEFSVIVYHKDKGELVSHKDERGRALIYDNLPRDFRHFNPVGRLDFSSTGILLLVDSPVIADFLMQSNLEREYYLKIKGTISKDVINAMENGLEIVNSLKGAHPKSKITNLSLKPFLEYEIFGSSGGYTKLRVIIDEGKNRELRRFFAEFDLEVVELKRVAFGRVDLGVLKPKKYRFLTNSEYEDLRSFLKENKVYY, from the coding sequence ATGAGACTTAATAAATTTATAGCACACAATAGCAAGTATTCAAGAAAAGAAGCTGACAAATTAATAAAAGAAGGCTTAGTAAAGATTAATAACAAAGTTTGCTTAGAAGACTGGAGTGAAGTTGAAGCTAGTGATAAAGTTTTTGTAAAAGGTAAAAGAATTTATAAAAAAAGTGAATTTAGCGTCATCGTATATCATAAAGATAAAGGCGAATTAGTAAGCCACAAAGATGAGCGTGGAAGAGCCTTGATATATGATAATTTGCCAAGAGATTTTAGACATTTTAATCCTGTTGGAAGATTAGATTTTTCATCAACGGGCATACTTTTATTAGTAGATAGTCCTGTAATAGCTGATTTTTTAATGCAAAGTAACTTAGAGCGTGAATATTATCTAAAAATCAAAGGCACTATAAGCAAAGATGTAATTAATGCTATGGAAAATGGACTTGAGATTGTAAATAGCTTAAAAGGAGCACACCCAAAAAGCAAAATCACAAATCTTAGTCTAAAGCCTTTTTTAGAATATGAGATTTTTGGAAGTAGTGGCGGATATACAAAACTAAGAGTTATTATTGATGAAGGTAAAAATAGAGAATTAAGACGCTTTTTTGCTGAATTTGATTTAGAAGTAGTGGAACTTAAAAGGGTTGCTTTTGGTAGGGTTGATTTGGGTGTATTAAAGCCTAAAAAATATAGATTTTTAACCAATAGCGAATACGAAGATTTAAGAAGCTTTTTAAAAGAAAATAAGGTGTATTATTAA
- a CDS encoding amidohydrolase has product MKELNNLHKEFIELRHNIHANPELGFNEFNTAKLVANKLKEFGYEVYEGIGKTGVVGVLKKGNSTKSIGLRADMDALSIEECTGLDYASKNGCMHACGHDGHTAGLLMAAKYLASANFNGTLNLFFQPAEECCDNEMLSGAMRMIKDGVLERFKVDYIYGIHNMPISQMKGYENKKFFMKKGVMMAGVSAYKVDFIGLGGHASAPHLCKDPISVANNFVNALYTFKSLELKDSVVNVTGFLAGTTKAFNIIPNEASVMINVRGLSNQELEFIDTRIKELATNLANAFNIKAIVKRAENIKATINNDEAHELARLAAIESFGEDECEFEHPHLMGSEDFSAFLDEVKGTYAFINNGDSANLHHPEYNFNDEVLLLASKYFANLVLNYLK; this is encoded by the coding sequence ATGAAAGAATTAAATAATTTACATAAAGAATTTATAGAGTTAAGACATAACATACACGCAAATCCAGAGCTAGGATTTAATGAGTTTAATACCGCAAAATTAGTTGCAAATAAACTAAAAGAATTTGGTTATGAAGTTTATGAAGGCATAGGAAAAACAGGTGTTGTAGGAGTATTAAAGAAAGGAAATTCTACTAAAAGCATAGGTCTTAGAGCTGATATGGATGCACTTAGTATAGAAGAATGCACAGGACTTGATTATGCTAGTAAGAATGGCTGTATGCACGCTTGCGGACACGATGGGCATACGGCAGGATTATTAATGGCTGCTAAGTATTTAGCAAGTGCTAATTTTAATGGAACTCTTAATTTATTTTTTCAACCTGCTGAAGAATGCTGTGATAATGAAATGTTAAGCGGTGCTATGAGAATGATAAAAGATGGAGTTTTAGAACGCTTTAAGGTTGATTATATTTATGGAATTCATAATATGCCAATTTCACAGATGAAAGGCTATGAAAATAAGAAATTCTTTATGAAAAAAGGCGTAATGATGGCAGGTGTAAGTGCTTATAAAGTAGATTTTATAGGCTTAGGCGGACACGCATCGGCTCCACATTTATGTAAAGACCCAATAAGCGTTGCAAATAATTTTGTAAATGCTTTATATACTTTTAAATCTTTAGAATTAAAAGATAGCGTTGTAAATGTTACAGGCTTTCTAGCAGGGACTACAAAAGCATTTAATATAATCCCAAATGAAGCTAGTGTTATGATAAATGTAAGAGGTCTTAGCAATCAAGAGCTTGAATTTATTGATACAAGAATTAAAGAATTAGCAACAAACTTAGCAAATGCTTTTAATATAAAAGCCATAGTAAAAAGAGCTGAAAATATAAAAGCTACTATCAATAACGATGAAGCACACGAGTTAGCAAGACTTGCTGCGATTGAGAGTTTTGGTGAAGATGAATGCGAGTTTGAACACCCACATTTAATGGGTAGCGAAGACTTTTCTGCATTTTTAGATGAGGTTAAAGGAACATATGCTTTTATAAATAACGGAGATAGTGCAAATCTTCATCATCCAGAATATAATTTCAACGATGAAGTATTGCTACTAGCTAGTAAGTATTTTGCAAATTTAGTATTAAATTATTTAAAATAA